Proteins from a single region of Trichoplusia ni isolate ovarian cell line Hi5 chromosome 3, tn1, whole genome shotgun sequence:
- the LOC113508720 gene encoding uncharacterized protein LOC113508720: MIQVRDAFGSMQSFRALFDTGSQSNFITEKAVKRLSLPLSPTNDNVSGIGDASAPILGDITCLIGTKDKILFKLNLHVISTICGDQPIAKLNTSGWTHIESKPLADPGFDLPGPIDILLGAEVFADSLLNQHIKGNANQPIALNSVFGWLLLGKTRLASNALVHASGKNDIDLNSLVQRFWELDCVPKASLLTPEEVFCEQKFLSDHCRDTFGRYTVRLPFKDDSEPKFEGSRDVALRRFHAIERRLSRDPDLQKEYANFMTDYLDAGHMSLVPGNELSQGKYYIPHHCVLRPDSATTRLRVVFDASAKDAHSRSLNDTQLIGPKLQPNILEILLRFRVHNIVFMADVRQMYRQILISQADRDYQRIFWRTTPTECLQEYRLNTVTYGVSSSPFLACRTLRQLAEDEGNQYPIAKGIILSDVYIDDVASGSDTLEHAQQAKDQLIALFKLGGFHLRKWVSNNAQLLLDLPIQDRLTGSVSLDNYETQILKILGLKWDPHTDAFLFEIQPLDRPCTKRSILSELARVFDPLGFLSPITIQIKTYIQKLWILGIGWDQTPPDEVIGMWNTYKVQLSQLSQVRIPRWLICSDVKSFELHGFCDSSEVAYGAVIYFRVTNGSGKVTTYLVCSKARVTPLKRISLPRLELCAAVLLSELYKFVRDTYLDRITINDVYLWSDSTVVLSWLRAHSSRWVTFVANRVSQIQDLTATACWRHVPSGDNPADVCSRGQLPSEIVNNSLWWAGPDWLRRDHCSWPSIPDTASHEDEVLVNSEERKCVVLLTDQLDKTLPDGSIIEMLLNRFSSLSKLPLQPFMSDLPSYRVNQVKPFSVVGVDLGGPFRIKLGSHRGAKMDKAYLCLFVCLATKAVHLEVVSTLTTEGFIAALRRFVGRRGRCNVIHADCGTNFVGAKNQLSILMEQATNTEKIEFKFNPPGAPHFGGVWEIQIKAAKSHLLRVVGDQVLTFEELTTLFVQIEAILNSRPLCPISSDPNDLTCLTPGHFLTLEPLTAVPDEDLSNPVAFIISGSPTEWKLND, from the exons ATGATTCAGGTCCGTGATGCCTTTGGCTCAATGCAATCGTTCCGAGCTCTTTTTGATACTGGAAGTCAAAGCAATTTTATCACGGAAAAGGCAGTGAAACGTCTAAGCTTACCACTTAGTCCAACTAACGACAACGTCAGCGGTATCGGAGATGCTTCAGCGCCGATTCTTGGTGACATCACGTGTTTGATAGGCACAAaggataaaatcttatttaaattgaacttgCACGTCATATCAACAATATGTGGCGATCAACCGATAGCAAAACTTAATACATCTGGGTGGACCCACATTGAATCGAAACCCTTAGCAGATCCTGGTTTTGATCTCCCGGGACCTATCGACATATTGCTCGGCGCGGAGGTGTTTGCTGACTCGCTTCTAAATCAACATATCAAAGGCAATGCAAATCAACCGATAGCTCTTAACTCTGTTTTCGGTTGGCTTCTTTTGGGCAAAACTCGTCTAGCTTCAAACGCCTTAGTGCACGCATCGGGTAAAAACGACATCGACTTGAATTCGTTAGTTCAACGTTTCTGGGAGTTAGACTGCGTACCCAAGGCGTCTCTTCTGACTCCAGAGGAGGTGTTTTGCGAACAAAAGTTCTTATCCGACCATTGCCGCGATACGTTTGGACGATACACAGTACGCTTACCATTCAAAGATGATAGCGAACCGAAGTTTGAAGGTTCTCGTGACGTTGCACTTAGACGATTTCATGCAATAGAACGTAGGCTGTCTCGTGACCCTGACTTACAAAAGGAATACGCGAATTTTATGACAGATTACTTGGACGCCGGTCATATGTCTTTGGTTCCCGGGAATGAACTCAGTCAGgggaaatattatattccacatCATTGCGTTTTGCGTCCTGACTCTGCTACCACCCGTCTCCGCGTTGTCTTTGACGCGTCGGCCAAGGATGCCCACTCTCGGTCTTTAAACGACACTCAACTAATCGGTCCCAAGTTACAACCGAACATTCTAGAAATTCTATTGCGATTTAgggtacataatattgtttttatggctGACGTTCGACAAATGTACCGTCAAATTCTTATTTCCCAAGCCGATCGTGACTACCAGCGCATTTTTTGGAGAACCACTCCTACAGAATGTCTTCAAGAATACCGTTTGAATACTGTAACATATGGCGTTTCATCTTCACCCTTTCTTGCGTGTCGTACTCTGCGACAGCTTGCCGAGGACGAGGGCAATCAGTATCCCATAGCAAAGGGAATCATTCTGTCTGACGTATATATCGACGACGTGGCCAGTGGTTCCGACACGCTAGAACACGCCCAACAGGCAAAGGACCAACTAATCGCCTTGTTCAAATTAGGTGGCTTCCATCTTAGGAAGTGGGTGTCTAACAATGCGCAACTTCTGCTTGACCTCCCTATTCAAGATCGTCTCACTGGTTCTGTCTCTCTCGATAACTATGaaactcaaattttaaaaattctcggCCTAAAATGGGATCCTCACACAGATGCATTTCTTTTCGAAATCCAACCTCTCGACCGGCCTTGTACCAAACGATCGATTCTCAGCGAACTAGCTAGAGTGTTCGACCCTCTAGGATTTTTGTCTCCCAttacaattcaaatcaaaacctATATCCAGAAACTTTGGATCCTTGGTATCGGATGGGATCAAACACCGCCTGATGAGGTCATTGGTATGTGGAATACTTACAAGGTTCAATTATCACAGTTATCTCAAGTTCGAATTCCTCGCTGGTTAATTTGTTCTGATGTCAAATCGTTCGAGCTTCACGGGTTTTGTGACAGTTCCGAGGTAGCGTATGGTGCGGTAATATATTTTCGGGTTACTAACGGCAGCGGCAAGGTCACAACGTATCTGGTCTGTTCTAAGGCTCGTGTAACACCTCTTAAACGAATTTCATTGCCTCGTCTGGAGCTCTGCGCCGCAGTTCTTCTATCAgaactttataaatttgttcGTGACACTTACCTTGATCGCATTACGATTAACGATGTCTATCTGTGGTCAGACTCGACGGTAGTTCTTTCATGGTTGCGAGCCCATTCTTCCCGCTGGGTAACATTCGTCGCCAACAGAGTCAGTCAAATCCAAGATCTTACTGCAACTGCGTGCTGGCGCCATGTACCTTCAGGAGATAACCCTGCGGACGTTTGCTCTCGTGGTCAATTACCCAGTGAGATCGTAAACAACTCCTTATGGTGGGCGGGCCCTGATTGGCTACGTAGGGATCACTGTTCCTGGCCTTCTATCCCTGATACTGCCTCTCACGAGGATGAAGTACTCGTTAATTCCGAAGAACGCAAGTGTGTAGTCTTATTAACCGATCAACTTGATAAAACCTTACCTGACGGATCCATCATCGAGATGTTATTAAATCGTTTCTCTTCATTGTCTAAGTTG CCATTACAACCTTTTATGAGCGATCTTCCCTCTTATCGCGTCAATCAAGTTAAACCATTTTCCGTGGTCGGTGTCGATCTAGGCGGGCCGTTCCGTATTAAACTCGGTTCACATAGAGGCGCGAAAATGGATAAGGCGTATTTGTGCTTGTTTGTTTGCCTGGCGACCAAGGCGGTGCATTTAGAAGTCGTATCGACGTTAACAACTGAAGGGTTTATTGCTGCTTTGCGCCGATTTGTAGGAAGACGCGGTCGGTGCAACGTAATTCACGCGGATTGTGGCACTAATTTTGTTGGTGCAAAAAACCAGCTCTCAATTTTAATGGAACAGGCAACGAATACagaaaaaatcgaatttaagTTCAACCCTCCCGGCGCACCGCACTTTGGCGGCGTCTGGGAGATTCAGATTAAAGCCGCAAAATCTCATTTGCTTCGGGTTGTGGGTGATCAGGTTTTGACTTTTGAGGAACTAACCACTCTTTTTGTTCAAATAGAAGCCATCTTAAACTCAAGGCCACTTTGCCCTATTAGTTCCGATCCAAACGACCTGACGTGTCTCACTCCGGGTCATTTTCTTACTTTAGAACCTTTGACAGCCGTTCCCGATGAAGATCTTTCTAAC CCAGTAGCCTTCATCATCTCAGGATCACCAACGGAGTGGAAGCTCAACGACTAG